The Geminocystis sp. NIES-3708 genomic sequence AGCATACTATCATAGGTTTTATTGTTGGCATAATGACTTACTAAACCGCAATTGTCATCAAGGGTAAAATAACCAGTTTTTTCTCCATTGCCGTAATTGTCTTTCATGCACAATTTTGCTTCTAAATTCCACTTGCTGACGTGGAGTAAAGCTGGTATCATTTTTGCTAAGGCTAAACCATAACGAGTACTGGCTTTAAATAAACTGGTAGGTCCATCGATGGTAATAGTAAAACCAGTGTCAGCATCCCCTTCAATATAAGCGATTAGCTGAAATAATTTGAGGTAACGAAACAGTAATTTATATTCCCCCGGATCGTTACGGTGAGCATGAATGATAATATGACTAGCACGGTAAAAAATTCCTTGTACTTGGGATAAATTATAACGGTGGATTAATGTTTCTGGGGTTGGTGCATCCAATTCCGTTAAAATTCGATTTTCCTGTAAGTCAGCATATAATCCTCTTTCAATTTCACTGGGTAAAACTTCTCTTTTTAATTCGGCACTTAATAATGAGGCGATCGCTTCTAAAGTATAATTTTTATGATCAGGTATTGTCGCTTTTTGTGCTGATAAAGTAAAGACTTTTTCCCTTAGTGTAGCAGGTTCAATAGGACTTTCGATGGTAAATTGAGCAAAATGATTTTTGACTAGATGAGCTAAACCACGCTTTAATTTATATTCTGGACTATCTGCTTCTAAATTGAGTAATTTTTCGTCTAATTGTGCCTGAGTTTTGCCTAAACAATCTTGAAAACACTCTATTATTTCTAAGGCTAAATCGATAATTTTTGGTTGTAAAGATAATTTTTTAGGGATAATCGTTTCACCACTATAACGATAAATTAATAAATCACTTTTGAGCATGGTTTTGGTATTGTTAATTTATTGCTTTTTTCTTAATTTTATGTGTCTCTCGCAAAGGTGCAAAAACGGAAAGCTATAAAGGTTTTATAGGAGTTGATGCTTATTTTCTTAATTTCGTTATTTCAATTTTTTAATTAATTCTAAATAACCATTATATAATTTTCTATAGTCATAATTTTTGGCTAAGTTTTCTGCATTTTTACCAATATCATCTAATAACTCATTATCCATTAATAGTTGAGAAATAATATCAGGATATCTAGTTAAGTTATCTTCAATAATTGCCTGAATTTTATCGTTAATATCATAACCACGAAAAGCAATATTTGTACCAAGAATTACTTTAGCAAAACTCATGGCTTCCATTATTTTTAACGATGAACCAGTACCAGATAACATCGGTGCTACAATTAATTTAGCCTGTTGATAAGCTATCATTAATAATTCTATATCGACTTTACCAAGAGATATATAGTTATCATTATTTTCTACTTGGCAACAACTACCAATAAAAATAAATTTACAAGGAATATCAGATTTTTTTTCTCGATAATTAAAAGCTATTTTTTTGATTTCTGTCACCGCTTCAAGATTAGGAAAATGACCACTTCCCACAAATAAACAGTAATTTTCTCTTAACCAAGGATAAAAATTAAGCCATTTTTCTTGATCACTAATAACTTTTTGCCTTAGTGGTAAATTGATATTGACAGGATTGGAAATAATTCTACTATTTATATCCCATTTATATAAAAATTCTTGATCTTCTTTTGATACACATACAACTTGATTAGCAGTTTTTAAACTAGAAATTTCTTCAG encodes the following:
- a CDS encoding DUF790 family protein, producing the protein MLKSDLLIYRYSGETIIPKKLSLQPKIIDLALEIIECFQDCLGKTQAQLDEKLLNLEADSPEYKLKRGLAHLVKNHFAQFTIESPIEPATLREKVFTLSAQKATIPDHKNYTLEAIASLLSAELKREVLPSEIERGLYADLQENRILTELDAPTPETLIHRYNLSQVQGIFYRASHIIIHAHRNDPGEYKLLFRYLKLFQLIAYIEGDADTGFTITIDGPTSLFKASTRYGLALAKMIPALLHVSKWNLEAKLCMKDNYGNGEKTGYFTLDDNCGLVSHYANNKTYDSMLEESFANGWAKLKTQWRLEREVDLVPLPGSVMIPDFRLVHPDGRDFLLEIVGYWRPEYLQKKFYQVRRAEAKNLILAISERLNLEKAGVNFQDLPNPVIWFKNKLSPKEVLEIID